From the genome of Bacteroidota bacterium, one region includes:
- a CDS encoding DUF5683 domain-containing protein translates to MLKSINYIFLLLIFILLVYPIQGKAQYTHSFVRDSIIKEQSKQKPLPKKVMLRSAIIPGWGQITNKQIWKAPVIYLGLGACIYFIDYNTTNYKDYKNSYILRTDGNPQTIDIHDPLSSSNSEKYNEAQLKIIRDFYHRNLEVTILATAGVYVLNLLDAYISAHLLDFDISDDLTISVKQFEYFNFEGRNYFLSGIELKF, encoded by the coding sequence GTGTTAAAGTCAATTAATTACATATTTTTATTATTGATTTTTATTTTGCTAGTTTATCCAATACAAGGCAAAGCACAATATACTCATAGTTTTGTCAGGGATTCAATTATAAAAGAGCAATCAAAGCAAAAACCTTTACCAAAAAAAGTAATGCTTAGATCGGCAATTATTCCAGGATGGGGACAAATCACTAATAAACAAATTTGGAAAGCACCAGTAATATATCTTGGTTTGGGTGCATGTATTTATTTTATTGATTATAATACAACGAATTATAAAGATTACAAAAATTCCTATATTTTGCGAACCGATGGTAATCCACAAACAATTGATATTCATGACCCGCTATCATCATCAAATTCAGAAAAATATAATGAAGCACAACTTAAAATAATTAGAGATTTTTATCATAGAAATCTTGAAGTTACAATACTTGCAACAGCAGGTGTTTATGTGTTAAATTTACTAGATGCATACATTAGTGCACATTTGTTAGATTTTGATATTTCAGATGATTTGACTATTAGTGTTAAACAATTTGAATATTTTAATTTTGAAGGCAGAAATTATTTTTTATCAGGAATTGAATTGAAATTTTAA
- the dapB gene encoding 4-hydroxy-tetrahydrodipicolinate reductase, with the protein MKIILFGYGKMGKLIESVAQKEGHEIISIYDPYSEFNELNKNDLSEADVVIDYTTPDSVVNNIITCFENNIPIVVGTTGWHNEFNYIKQQCDRLNATLLYASNFSIGVNLLFGIIDYISDFIKDENTYEKISVHETHHTMKKDSPSGTAVTIGEKIISNNSFLKSWYKLKEGEEIQDKKDSLPIFYDRVENIVGKHEVTYESEIDKISIKHQAFSRDGFAAGTLVASAWILGKQGIFTMKDVLGKQ; encoded by the coding sequence ATGAAAATAATATTATTTGGTTACGGAAAAATGGGCAAGTTGATAGAATCTGTTGCACAAAAAGAAGGGCATGAAATAATTAGCATTTATGACCCTTATTCAGAATTTAATGAGTTAAATAAAAACGATTTATCGGAAGCAGATGTTGTAATTGATTATACAACACCCGATAGTGTTGTAAATAATATTATAACATGTTTTGAAAACAATATTCCTATTGTTGTGGGAACAACAGGCTGGCACAATGAATTTAATTACATCAAACAGCAATGCGATAGATTGAATGCTACATTATTATACGCATCAAATTTTAGCATAGGAGTGAACCTCTTATTTGGAATTATCGATTATATTTCTGATTTTATTAAAGACGAAAATACATACGAAAAAATATCAGTACACGAAACTCATCATACTATGAAAAAAGATTCTCCAAGTGGTACAGCTGTTACAATTGGAGAAAAAATTATATCAAATAATTCATTTTTAAAATCATGGTACAAGCTGAAAGAGGGTGAAGAAATTCAGGATAAAAAGGATTCTTTACCAATATTTTATGACAGAGTAGAAAATATTGTAGGAAAACATGAAGTTACTTATGAATCTGAAATTGATAAAATTAGTATAAAACATCAAGCATTTTCAAGAGATGGTTTTGCTGCTGGTACATTAGTTGCATCAGCTTGGATTCTTGGAAAACAAGGTATATTTACAATGAAAGATGTTCTTGGAAAACAATAA